One window of Cydia strobilella chromosome 10, ilCydStro3.1, whole genome shotgun sequence genomic DNA carries:
- the LOC134744929 gene encoding uncharacterized protein LOC134744929 codes for MKPLCIFFVIAISSAMAMQIRPKRQSTRSEDTNDLEDRYGWQAQGRPQWNQFPGQNRFPGQNQFPGQNQFPGQNQFPGQNQFPGQGRFPGQGQFPGQGQFPGQGQFPGQNQFPGQNQFPGQGQFPGQGQFPGQGQFPGQGQFPGQGQFPGQGQFPNQSQNPQSTVSPNNANNNTASQDQCITTCPVTAEYNPVCGTNMVQYANPGRLACAQSCGVNVSLLRSSPCPTTTTAAPTNFRTYDSLIILLRSRCTADRYQQTECPKKDQSNFNLVITLLTQKMVQWIAILVELVCLSGSSFSRSWVGFDDEDIGSWEADPDDERPGSKFKYYGKPASEKSYEDYNEGYVHEYGNGAHTLNNQAYHNKNHNNNDGHAFDYDYNHDYHHQYHNHGYKNLGPWGPHGHNSQSGYSGQSGQYGGAHGYPGGTQAHPDQHWGSCRHHSGSGSFGQHWGSHGHLSETGSGQPSQNSGSPRGLPQNNVIPPQRSSNDADRVVFPDFNNQVPTTRYTSTTRPATTSTTTVRPTTTDRTLLDLVICIRACPTTSEYNPVCGTNNVTYNNPGALQCARSCGLNVEVARQAPCPRAVPQIPQPTSTARPITTPTRATVSEQTTQAAPLTRPTTVRPTAAPTANPTRFTNIDLNFNRPESTLIPLDILQSVFGIATPTTNR; via the exons CTATCTCCAGCGCCATGGCGATGCAGATCAGGCCTAAACGGCAGTCCACCCGGTCTGAAGACACAAACGACTTGGAAGACCGCTACGGTTGGCAGGCGCAGGGCAGACCACAGTGGAATCAGTTTCCGGGACAGAACCGATTCCCTGGACAAAACCAATTTCCGGGACAAAACCAATTCCCTGGACAGAACCAATTCCCAGGACAGAACCAGTTTCCTGGACAG GGCCGATTTCCGGGACAGGGGCAGTTCCCAGGACAAGGACAGTTTCCGGGACAGGGCCAATTTCCAGGACAGAACCAATTCCCAGGACAGAACCAGTTTCCTGGACAG GGCCAATTTCCGGGACAGGGGCAGTTCCCAGGACAAGGACAGTTCCCGGGACAGGGCCAATTTCCGGGACAAGGGCAGTTTCCGGGACAGGGACAGTTCCCTAACCAAAGCCAAAACCCGCAGTCGACTGTATCCCCTAATAATGC AAATAACAACACTGCAAGCCAGGACCAGTGCATCACCACGTGCCCTGTGACGGCGGAGTACAACCCGGTGTGTGGCACCAACATGGTGCAATATGCCAACCCGGGGCGGCTGGCGTGCGCCCAATCGTGTGGCGTCA ATGTTTCCTTGCTGAGGtcctcgccgtgtccgacgacTACTACCGCTGCACCAACAA ACTTCAG GACTTATGATTCGCTTATTATACTTCTGCGATCTCGCTGCACCGCGGACCGTTACCAACAGACAGAGTGCCCTAAAAAGGatcaatcaaattttaatttagttatcACACTATTAACCCAGAAAATGGTTCAATGGATCGCTATACTAG TGGAATTGGTCTGTTTGAGCGGATCGTCGTTCAGCCGAAGTTGGGTCGGATTTGATGACGAAGATATCGGGTCGTGGGAAGCAGATCCTGACGATGAACGGCCaggttccaaatttaaatattacggCAAACCCGCCTCTGAGAAAAGCTATGAAGATTATAATGAAGGATATGTTCATGAATATGGAAATGGTGCACATACTTTGAATAATCAAGCATAtcataataaaaatcataataataatgatgGTCATGCgtttgattatgattataaccatgattatcatcatcaatatcaCAACCACGGTTATAAAAACCTAGGACCATGGGGTCCTCACGGACACAATAGTCAATCTGGATATTCGGGACAATCCGGCCAATATGGAGGGGCACACGGATATCCCGGCGGAACTCAAGCTCATCCCGACCAACATTGGGGATCTTGTAGGCATCATAGTGGATCCGGATCTTTTGGTCAACATTGGGGATCTCACGGACATCTTAGTGAAACCGGATCTGGTCAACCCAGCCAAAACAGCGGATCTCCTCGGGGCTTACCTCAAAACAATGTAATCCCACCGCAACGTTCTTCGAATGACGCTGACCGCGTGGTGTTTCCGGATTTTAACAACCAAGTTCCCACAACTAGGTATACGTCAA CAACCCGACCAGCTACAACCAGTACGACTACCGTTCGGCCCACCACGACAGACCGGACGCTGCTAGATCTAGTCATCTGCATACGCGCCTGTCCGACCACGTCGGAGTACAACCCCGTCTGCGGCACCAACAACGTCACCTACAACAACCCTGGGGCCTTGCAGTGTGCTAGGAGCTGTGGGCTCA ATGTGGAAGTAGCCCGCCAGGCGCCATGTCCGCGCGCCGTCCCCCAGATCCCACAACCTACCAGCACAGCCAGGCCCATTACCACTCCAACCAGAGCTACAGTTTCTGAGCAAACCACACAGGCCGCCCCCCTCACTAGACCAACCACAGTGAGACCCACAGCGGCACCTACTGCGAACCCTACGCGATTTACCAACATCGATCTCAACTTCAACAGACCCGAGTCAACTCTGATACCCCTTGATATTTTACAGAGTGTATTCGGAATCGCCACACCGACTACCAATAGGTAA
- the LOC134744665 gene encoding circadian clock-controlled protein daywake-like has translation MQFLSIKLVPSVLLGVVIALSSYVNAKSPEFLKTCEHTSTNCLRESLQATLPGFLRGSPDLGIDNMDPFQVNNLNLTLPGGLTISFNQGVATGFRKCIIDKARMIKDSLDIQLHCNLTIRGKYISTGRLLMFPIDGHGDSLIKCRNIRLEALVKLGSKMQHSEKYLEVKSLKVNHKFQGRVSYQMTNLFKGNPEISKLVLEFMNRNWKLVAEEFGKPIVDFGVNSIMTSVNRLFRVVPMKDLLSGPVDL, from the exons atgCAGTTCTTAAGCATTAAGTTGGTGCCAAGTGTGTTATTGGGAGTCGTGATTGCGTTAAGCTCATACGTAAATGCAAAATCTC CTGAATTTCTCAAAACATGCGAACATACCTCAACCAATTGTTTGAGGGAGTCCCTCCAGGCCACTTTGCCAGGGTTTTTGAGAGGTTCACCTGATTTGGGCATAGACAATATGGATCCTTTCCAAGTCAACAATTTGAACCTGACTCTGCCGGGTGGCTTGACGATCAGCTTCAATCAAGGCGTAGCTACCGGATTCAGAAAGTGTATCATTGACAAAGCAAG aatgatAAAAGACAGCTTGGACATTCAGTTACACTGTAACTTGACTATACGGGGGAAGTATATTTCCACAGGCAGACTCCTCATGTTTCCCATAGACGGCCACGGTGACTCGCTTATTAAATGca gAAATATAAGATTGGAGGCACTAGTAAAACTAGGATCTAAAATGCAGCATTctgaaaaatatttagaagttAAAAGTCTGAAGGTGAACCACAAATTTCAGGGAAGAGTGTCTTACCAAATGACGAATCTTTTCAAGGGCAACCCCGAGATAA GTAAATTGGTGTTAGAGTTCATGAACAGGAATTGGAAATTAGTGGCTGAAGAGTTCGGTAAGCCGATCGTTGACTTCGGTGTGAATTCCATCATGACTAGCGTCAATCGACTGTTCAGGGTTGTGCCGATGAAAGACTTATTATCGGGGCCAGTCGACCTGTGA